In Phaseolus vulgaris cultivar G19833 chromosome 10, P. vulgaris v2.0, whole genome shotgun sequence, a single genomic region encodes these proteins:
- the LOC137818952 gene encoding uncharacterized protein, with product MEAKQHKQLTLEITIMSGENISVDRNSVAEMNVVVRAESLNCCRTKMVNGDDGVHAWNEKLLLEVPSYARSLTFEVQCNKYKEFRPVGVARIALSDLLFGKNNNVLSQMFCYGLRNWEGRRNGVIHFWVKVVDNLSAETKQEKDIKMVNCRGIENEVTGSDVVIGIPVNWCTNQMVV from the coding sequence ATGGAGGCAAAGCAACACAAACAACTCACCTTAGAGATCACGATTATGTCGGGAGAAAACATAAGTGTGGATCGAAATTCAGTGGCAGAGATGAATGTTGTTGTTCGTGCAGAATCTTTGAATTGTTGCAGAACCAAAATGGTGAATGGAGATGATGGAGTGCATGCATGGAATGAGAAATTGTTGTTAGAGGTTCCTTCATATGCAAGATCTCTTACGTTTGAGGTCCAATGCAACAAATACAAAGAATTTCGTCCTGTTGGGGTAGCAAGGATTGCTCTTTCGGATTTACTTtttggaaaaaataataatgttttatCCCAAATGTTTTGTTACGGTTTGAGGAACTGGGAGGGTCGACGTAACGGGGTTATTCATTTCTGGGTGAAGGTTGTGGATAATTTATCTGCAGAAACAAAACAAGAGAAAGACATAAAGATGGTGAATTGTAGAGGAATTGAGAATGAAGTTACAGGGAGTGATGTTGTGATTGGCATTCCAGTTAATTGGTGCACCAACCAAATGGTTGTTTGA